A portion of the Amphiprion ocellaris isolate individual 3 ecotype Okinawa unplaced genomic scaffold, ASM2253959v1 Aocel_unscaffolded261, whole genome shotgun sequence genome contains these proteins:
- the nubpl gene encoding iron-sulfur protein NUBPL, whose translation MLAQLTYSKLSHLLRVCVNKPSVLGTGTEMNTGASCWLQVKRRQRSVDSKSLAERQKQQMARSLPKQKSISGVHQVLVVASGKGGVGKSTTAVNLALGLIANDPSKSVGLLDADVYGPSIPKLMNLKGNPELSDNNRMIPLINYGVPCMSMGFLVEDAAPIVWRGLMVMSAIEKLLRQVDWGSLDYLVVDMPPGTGDVQLSITQNIPIAGAVIVSTPQDVALLDARRGAEMFRKVNVPVLGLVQNMSIFQCPNCNHQTHIFGSDGARQLADTLGVQFLGDVPLHLNIRESSDRGRPVVVSSPDSPEAAAYRSLASAVVQRLQEVSG comes from the exons ATGTTAGCTCAGCTCACATACAGCAAACTGTCGCATTTACTGAGGGTCTGTGTGAATAAACCGTCAGTTCTCGGAACCGGTACCGAGATGAACACCGGAGCTTCCTGCTGGCTGCAGGTGAAACGCCGCCAG CGGTCGGTGGACAGTAAATCTCTGGCAGAGCGTCAGAAGCAGCAGATGGCCAGAAGTCTTCCCAAACAGAAGTCCATCTCAGGAGTCCATCAGGTGTTGGTGGTGGCTTCAGGGAAAGGAGGCGTTGggaaatccaccactgcag TGAACTTGGCGCTGGGATTAATAGCCAATGATCCG TCCAAGTCGGTGGGTCTGCTGGATGCTGATGTTTACGGACCGTCCATCCCCAAACTGATGAACCTGAAGGGAAACCCGGAGCTCAGCGACA ATAACCGCATGATTCCTCTGATCAACTACGGCGTTCCCTG CATGTCCATGGGCTTCTTGGTGGAGGACGCTGCTCCCATCGTCTGGAGGGGGCTGATGGTGATGTCTGCTATAGAGAAGCTTCTCCGACAG GTTGACTGGGGCTCGCTGGACTATCTGGTGGTCGACATGCCGCCTGGAACCGGAGATGTCCAGCTGTCCATCACCCAGAACATCCCCATAGCAG GTGCGGTCATCGTGTCGACGCCTCAGGACGTGGCTCTGCTTGACGCTCGGCGAGGAGCCGAGATGTTCCGGAAGGTGAACGTTCCG GTTCTGGGTTTGGTGCAGAACATGAGCATCTTCCAGTGTCCCAACTGCAACCACCAGACCCACATCTTTGGTTCTGACGGGGCCCGGCAGCTCGCCGACACTCTGGGAGTCCAGTTCTTAG GTGACGTTCCGCTGCACCTGAACATCAGAGAGTCGTCGGACCGAGGACGGCCAGTGGTCGTGTCCAGTCCGGACAGCCCCGAG GCGGCGGCGTATCGATCGCTGGCATCTGCAGTCGTCCAGAGACTTCAGGAAGTGAGCGGCTGA
- the LOC111576685 gene encoding D-aminoacyl-tRNA deacylase 2: MSAGGGAPAARAVLQQCLRAQLQVQPAGDQSEAQFVQIDRGMVIYICFFNGASEELLQKMVSTLLNVRLCEASSGRLVSVLELPGSILIVPQATLGGKAKGRSMQYHNNISKEDGLRLYGAFVSLCEKEVATASAGSSVEVKHGTYGNRQVLQLDTNGPYTHLMDF; this comes from the exons ATGTCTGCGGGCGGCGGAGCTCCGGCGGCCCGGGCGGTTCTGCAGCAGTGTCTGCGGGCTCAGCTGCAGGTCCAGCCGGCCGGGGACCAATCAGAGGCGCAGTTCGTCCAG ATCGACAGAGGAATGGTGATCTACATCTGCTTCTTCAATGGAGCCTCAGAAGAACTCCTTCAGAAGATGG TGTCCACGCTGCTGAACGTCCGGCTGTGTGAGGCGTCCTCGGGGAGGCTGGTCTCGGTGCTGGAGCTTCCTGGCAGCATCCTGATCGTCCCTCAGGCCACGCTGGGCGGGAAGGCGAAGGGCCGATCCATGCAGTACCACAACAACATCAGCAAGGAGGACGGGCTGCGACTCTACGGCgcctttgtgtctttatgtgagAAGGAAGTGGCTACAGCTTCGGCCGGCAGCAGCGTGGAGGTAAAGCACGGGACGTATGGAAACAGACAGGTTCTGCAGCTGGACACCAACGGACCGTACACCCACCTGatggacttctga